From the Paenibacillus sp. FSL H8-0548 genome, one window contains:
- a CDS encoding tellurite resistance TerB family protein, protein MSTFSSWLQNTKQGLTDQVKKLKNKDFLDAVVAGCAIVAGADGSIDAAEKQKMAGYIGRSEELSVFDMTLVINRFNHYVGNIEFDGMIGKQEALKAIAKYSGKPEIGRVIVGVCSAIGAADGDFDAKEQAAVRDICKTLGLDPSEFSL, encoded by the coding sequence ATGAGTACATTTTCATCATGGCTGCAGAATACAAAGCAAGGTCTAACCGATCAGGTTAAGAAACTAAAAAATAAAGACTTCCTCGATGCAGTCGTTGCTGGCTGTGCGATTGTAGCCGGCGCTGACGGCTCCATCGACGCTGCTGAGAAGCAAAAAATGGCTGGCTATATTGGCCGGAGCGAAGAGCTTAGTGTATTTGATATGACTCTTGTTATCAATCGCTTTAATCATTATGTAGGCAATATCGAGTTTGACGGGATGATCGGCAAGCAGGAAGCGCTGAAAGCAATTGCTAAATATAGCGGCAAACCGGAAATCGGCCGTGTTATTGTTGGCGTGTGCAGCGCAATCGGCGCAGCAGACGGTGATTTTGACGCCAAAGAGCAAGCAGCTGTTCGCGACATCTGCAAAACACTCGGCTTGGATCCAAGCGAATTCAGCCTATAA
- a CDS encoding toxic anion resistance protein, which produces MAQQLVQLKNEDIEKLELEVQSTMQKVATTDVMNLDTLMDEITKKGQKTLERSGQTLTMLERPLSDLMSGKRTEVASNMLKLRSEVEDLSRSKQLTFVQKLLRKAPMKEYIYKYQSAKTNVQVIVSSLRDGRDNLEENVVHMRNLKRSSLDNVYDLQLLIEYGNRLKKMFEDEIAKPENELRKTHLERGLRKVVTKLQTYTEMIMLYQQAIAATDIINDTNDKLMDALDSSIDKTQHLMSVSVLIASAIDDQMKAIEAVNSTNEMLGNQFAENARLLNETSEKANQALTKPAMSMELVERAMSDLFSAMDKYENSNRQIIQTVSQQTEKMTQINQKVGQRLGIQAGSSAAQAELPKSAAKGFLE; this is translated from the coding sequence ATGGCACAACAGCTCGTACAATTAAAGAATGAAGATATTGAGAAACTGGAGCTTGAAGTACAGAGCACGATGCAGAAGGTAGCGACGACGGATGTTATGAATCTGGACACGCTAATGGATGAAATTACGAAAAAAGGCCAAAAGACGCTGGAGCGCTCCGGACAAACGTTAACGATGCTGGAGAGACCGTTATCGGATTTAATGTCAGGCAAACGTACTGAAGTTGCAAGCAATATGCTTAAGCTGCGCAGCGAGGTTGAGGACCTGAGCAGAAGCAAGCAGCTTACGTTCGTCCAGAAGCTGCTTCGCAAAGCGCCGATGAAGGAATATATTTATAAATACCAATCGGCGAAAACAAATGTGCAGGTCATCGTGAGCTCATTGCGGGACGGTCGCGACAATCTGGAAGAGAACGTCGTCCATATGAGAAACTTAAAGCGCAGCAGTTTGGACAATGTATATGATCTGCAGCTGCTTATTGAATATGGCAATCGCCTTAAAAAAATGTTCGAGGACGAGATCGCAAAGCCGGAGAACGAGCTAAGAAAAACTCATTTGGAGCGAGGCCTTCGCAAGGTCGTGACGAAGCTGCAAACGTATACGGAAATGATTATGCTTTATCAGCAAGCCATTGCAGCAACGGATATTATTAATGATACGAATGATAAGCTGATGGATGCGCTCGATAGCTCGATTGATAAAACGCAGCACTTGATGTCAGTTTCGGTCTTAATTGCAAGTGCAATCGATGATCAGATGAAGGCGATTGAAGCAGTCAATTCAACGAATGAGATGCTGGGTAATCAATTCGCTGAGAACGCGCGTCTTTTGAACGAAACAAGTGAAAAAGCGAATCAAGCGTTGACGAAGCCTGCGATGAGTATGGAGCTGGTGGAGCGGGCGATGTCAGACCTATTCTCAGCGATGGATAAGTATGAGAATTCAAACCGCCAAATCATCCAGACCGTATCACAGCAAACGGAGAAGATGACGCAAATCAATCAAAAGGTCGGACAGCGATTAGGCATTCAAGCGGGCTCAAGCGCTGCGCAGGCGGAGCTTCCAAAATCAGCAGCTAAAGGCTTTTTAGAGTAA
- a CDS encoding HAD family hydrolase — protein sequence MIFASDLDQTLIYSVRSKGELAVEEMVPVELYEGRHISYMTKPAIEKLKELSSIARFVPVTTRIPEQFNRIFGIKELFAPEYVIVSNGGTILVNGQIDQEWHGHVRAAVKQHCAEHTEIASLFADISSEHWVKSNDLCDELFYSIVVEREHLPQESIEQLRLELASRGWSYSLQGRKIYLVPEKVSKGAAIQYVKEKLGSSFVYAAGDSLLDESLLLAADFALSPAHGELGRTYAAHPHIQFTEARGALASDELLGTILEHLRRRS from the coding sequence ATGATCTTTGCCAGTGATTTGGATCAAACACTTATTTATTCTGTGAGATCCAAAGGGGAACTTGCCGTTGAAGAAATGGTGCCTGTGGAGCTGTATGAAGGCAGACATATTTCCTATATGACAAAGCCTGCGATCGAAAAGCTGAAGGAGCTGTCAAGCATTGCCCGGTTCGTTCCTGTGACGACACGGATTCCTGAGCAGTTCAACCGTATATTCGGGATCAAGGAGCTGTTCGCCCCAGAGTATGTGATTGTCAGCAATGGCGGTACGATTTTGGTTAACGGCCAAATTGATCAGGAGTGGCATGGCCATGTACGTGCTGCGGTGAAGCAGCATTGTGCCGAGCATACGGAAATTGCCAGTCTGTTCGCTGACATTTCAAGCGAGCATTGGGTGAAGTCAAACGATCTCTGTGACGAGCTGTTTTATTCCATCGTTGTGGAGAGGGAGCATTTGCCGCAGGAATCAATCGAGCAATTGCGGCTGGAGCTTGCTTCTCGCGGCTGGAGCTACTCGCTTCAAGGGCGTAAAATTTATTTGGTTCCTGAGAAGGTAAGCAAGGGGGCAGCTATTCAATACGTGAAGGAGAAGCTGGGCTCAAGCTTCGTTTACGCAGCGGGGGACAGCTTGCTCGATGAGAGCTTGCTGCTGGCAGCCGACTTTGCGCTGTCTCCTGCTCATGGAGAATTAGGCCGAACTTACGCAGCGCATCCACATATTCAGTTTACGGAAGCTAGAGGAGCGTTAGCCTCTGATGAGCTGCTTGGTACGATCCTGGAGCATCTCCGGCGCAGATCCTAA
- a CDS encoding ATP-grasp domain-containing protein → MGMTRVYMNRWFSVAYHYINMIRNNPDGQAFEFFGTHPDINHMSLLASDHIGTEPAVFGLDYVNFCVDFCRKNEIDIFIPRLHMEEISRYVHLFDEIGTKVMVCRDIELLDAMIEKDKFYEALKGKDLVTIPDYRVVNTAEQFKLAYEELTAAGHKVCFKPTISEGGMGFRIIDNDRDPLRDLYGYVTLSTTFEQAYETLSQAERFDSIMVMELLDGTEYSIDCVSTAEGELLTAIPRRKSTGRTYLLEESPELLDMASRIAAALRIPYAFNIQVRYNNGIPKLLEINPRMSGGLYITCLSGVNMPYLAVQALQGLKVEPPVPQFGIQAGYVEQPLIMQQ, encoded by the coding sequence ATGGGTATGACACGCGTATATATGAATCGGTGGTTTTCAGTAGCCTATCATTATATAAATATGATTCGGAACAATCCGGATGGACAAGCTTTTGAGTTTTTTGGCACGCATCCTGATATTAATCATATGTCATTGCTTGCGTCCGATCATATTGGAACGGAGCCAGCGGTATTTGGGCTGGATTACGTAAATTTTTGCGTAGATTTTTGCCGGAAAAATGAAATCGATATTTTCATCCCTCGACTGCATATGGAGGAAATATCTCGTTATGTACATTTGTTCGATGAGATTGGCACGAAGGTCATGGTTTGTCGTGACATTGAGCTGCTGGACGCTATGATCGAGAAGGATAAATTTTATGAAGCGCTGAAGGGGAAAGATCTGGTAACGATTCCCGACTACCGAGTCGTAAATACAGCGGAGCAATTCAAGCTGGCTTATGAGGAGCTTACTGCTGCTGGGCATAAGGTGTGCTTTAAGCCGACGATATCGGAGGGCGGAATGGGCTTTCGCATCATCGACAATGATCGTGATCCACTCCGTGACTTATATGGCTATGTGACCTTATCGACAACATTTGAGCAAGCTTATGAAACCTTGTCTCAGGCAGAGCGTTTTGATTCAATTATGGTGATGGAGCTTTTAGACGGTACGGAATATAGTATTGATTGTGTGTCTACCGCAGAAGGGGAGCTGCTTACAGCTATTCCTCGCCGCAAATCGACGGGGCGCACTTACCTGCTGGAGGAATCGCCTGAGCTGCTGGATATGGCCAGCCGCATTGCAGCAGCGCTGCGTATTCCTTACGCCTTTAATATTCAGGTGCGCTACAATAATGGCATCCCTAAATTGCTGGAAATTAATCCGCGGATGTCCGGCGGACTTTATATTACCTGCCTCTCAGGCGTGAACATGCCTTATTTGGCGGTTCAAGCGCTTCAAGGCTTAAAGGTAGAGCCGCCAGTTCCACAGTTTGGCATTCAAGCCGGCTATGTAGAGCAGCCGTTAATTATGCAGCAATAG
- a CDS encoding thymidine kinase, whose translation MAQLYYKYGTMNSGKSFEIIKVAHNYEEQGKQVLIYSPSVSARGSVYRVGSRVGFEREAIPVKEEMNLFESVKSHVAAASPSKIYCVLIDEAQFLKKHHILELTQVVDELNIPVMAFGLKNDFQNQLFEGSYNLLVQADKIEEIKTICWFCDRKATMVIRYNDGQPMNAGEQIQIGGNEDYKPVCRRCYNDAFRKA comes from the coding sequence TTGGCACAGCTTTATTATAAATACGGTACGATGAATAGCGGCAAATCGTTTGAGATTATTAAGGTTGCACATAATTATGAGGAGCAGGGCAAGCAGGTGCTTATTTATTCGCCATCTGTCAGCGCAAGGGGGAGTGTATATCGCGTAGGCTCCAGGGTGGGCTTTGAGCGGGAAGCGATTCCGGTTAAAGAAGAGATGAATCTTTTTGAGAGTGTGAAGTCCCATGTGGCAGCAGCCTCCCCATCAAAAATTTATTGCGTGCTTATTGATGAGGCGCAGTTTCTAAAAAAGCATCATATATTGGAGCTAACTCAGGTTGTAGATGAGCTTAATATACCAGTCATGGCGTTTGGGCTCAAAAATGATTTTCAAAATCAGCTGTTTGAGGGCAGCTATAACTTGCTTGTTCAAGCAGATAAAATCGAAGAGATTAAGACGATTTGCTGGTTTTGCGATCGGAAGGCGACGATGGTCATTCGTTATAATGACGGTCAACCGATGAATGCCGGCGAGCAAATTCAGATCGGCGGCAATGAGGATTACAAGCCGGTGTGCAGGCGCTGTTATAATGACGCGTTCCGCAAGGCGTAG